One genomic region from Bactrocera dorsalis isolate Fly_Bdor unplaced genomic scaffold, ASM2337382v1 BdCtg228, whole genome shotgun sequence encodes:
- the LOC105233586 gene encoding proteasome subunit alpha type-1: MFRNQYDSDVTVWSPQGRLHQVEYAMEAVKLGSATVGLKNSDYAVLVALRRAASELSSSQRKIIPIDDHLGISIAGITADARVLSNYLRTECLNYKYAYGARYPVSRLISNLGNKMQVTTQRYDRRPYGVGLLVAGYDERGPHIFQVDPSANFFNCKAMSIGSRSQSARTYLERNISSKGRDFVCTKDELICHGIQAIRGSLPNDEDSESPLLNISIAIVGKDQPFKILDDVESKKYLDMAKKLPAPPAPSDDVPSTGGDDDEDKPGDAPPDPQVLVGTMER; encoded by the exons ATG TTTCGAAACCAATATGACAGTGATGTTACTGTGTGGAGTCCGCAGGGACGACTACATCAAGTAGAATACGCCATGGAGGCAGTAAAACTTGGTTCGGCCACAGTTGGCTTGAAAAACTCGGACTATGCTGTGTTGGTTGCTTTGCGTCGTGCCGCTTCTGAGCTTTCTTCATCCCAGCGTAAAATTATACCAATTGATGATCATTTGGGCATATCCATAGCTGGCATTACAGCTGATGCACGCGTACTGAGTAATTATTTACGTACGGAATGTTTAAATTACAAGTATGCTTATGGTGCCAGATATCCGGTATCACGTCTCATTTCGAATCTTGGCAACAAAATGCAAGTAACCACACAACGTTATGATCGTCGTCCATACGGTGTGGGCCTTTTAGTAGCCGGCTATGACGAAAGAGGTCCACATATATTCCAAGTAGATCCTTCagcaaactttttcaattgTAAGGCGATGTCAATTGGATCGCGGTCACAAAGTGCGCGCACATATTTGGAGCGTAACATAAGTTCGAAAGGTCGTGATTTCGTTTGCACAAAAGACGAATTAATTTGTCACGGCATACAAGCTATACGTGGTTCACTGCCCAATGACGAAGACAGCGAGTCGCCACTGCTG AACATTTCAATTGCAATTGTGGGCAAGGATCAACCATTTAAGATTTTGGATGACGTTGAAAGCAAGAAATATTTAGACATGGCGAAAAAACTGCCAGCACCACCAGCACCTAGCGATGATGTACCATCTACGGGtggtgatgatgatgaagaCAAACCTGGCGATGCGCCACCAGATCCACAAGTGCTTGTAGGAACAATGGAGCGCTAA